A single window of Liolophura sinensis isolate JHLJ2023 chromosome 6, CUHK_Ljap_v2, whole genome shotgun sequence DNA harbors:
- the LOC135468640 gene encoding protein PBDC1-like, with the protein MDAGTLPPELAGNRADIEMGWAIKAYDHAETYFNILRSVDPSLLKLTRIDDELYEAFRRQFPDLKIDVLVEDEIKTEEQKAKWRNFCNEFKEKVEEFNFGTLIRLDANLDYSEKNTILVPRAEFLAIEIARNREGVNSSIRVNFGKTKQNGSEDKNS; encoded by the exons ATGGATGCAGGAACGCTTCCCCCAGAGTTGGCAGGCAATCGA GCGGATATTGAAATGGGCTGGGCGATTAAAGCATACGACCATGCGGAGACGTACTTCAAT ATTCTAAGATCGGTGGATCCCTCCTTGTTAAAGTTGACCAGGATAGATGATGAACTGTATGAGGCATTTCGCAGGCAGTTTCCTGACCTGAAGATTGACGTTCTAGTGGAGGATGAAATAAAGACAGAGGAGCAGAAAGCT AAATGGCGAAACTTCTGCAACGAGTTCAAggaaaaggtggaagaattcaACTTCGGAACTCTAATTCGACTGGATGCGAATTTAGACTACTCTGAGAAAAATACTATTTTAG taccAAGGGCGGAGTTTTTAGCCATTGAAATAGCAAGGAACAGAGAAGGTGTGAATTCTTCAATTCGTGTAAACTTtgggaaaacaaaacaaaatggcagtGAAGATAAAAACTCATAG